The Budorcas taxicolor isolate Tak-1 chromosome 18, Takin1.1, whole genome shotgun sequence genome window below encodes:
- the LOC128063946 gene encoding F-box only protein 27-like, translated as MCTSASTNWPVSVCSLKPEPKETPGPNQLPIEMLQEVLSYLPPRMLLRHCRPVCRRWRDVVDGWDLWRSILPWKHPDLWPVIRTCLPPADAPGPCILGRFCERRPIGRNLLRNPRGLGGFQKWTVLSREDDWTEKENLEVMPSAYMQTSFLSSYRRYHKKQVLDLEKEGLWRELLDSGNIEICVSDWRNDRQGIDCIYQLTVHLLDASQAILDHFSPLPFPIRRSRNSVSSRASHVFSNIKKGVRFVSFERHIWDLEFRNEHYGVSLMNSSVIVRVCQP; from the exons ATGTGTACCTCAGCCTCCACAAACTGGCCAGTCAGTGTTTGCTCTCTGAAGCCCGAACCCAAGGAGACCCCGGGCCCGAACCAACTGCCCATCGAGATGCTTCAGGAGGTGCTGAGCTACCTGCCCCCACGCATGCTGCTCCGGCACTGCCGCCCGGTGTGCCGGCGCTGGCGAGACGTGGTGGACGGCTGGGACCTGTGGCGGAGCATCCTGCCCTGGAAACACCCCGACCTGTGGCCCGTCATCCgcacctgcctgcctcctgctgaCGCCCCCGGGCCCTGCATCCTGGGCCGCTTCTGCGAGCGCAGACCCATAGGACGCAACCTCCTCCGGAACCCTCGTGGCCTAG gaggcttccagAAATGGACCGTGCTGAGCCGTGAAGATGACTGGACGGAGAAGGAAAACTTGGAGGTCATGCCGAGCGCCTATATGCAAACCAGCTTCCTGTCTTCCTACAG GAGGTATCACAAGAAGCAGGTGTTGGACCTGGAGAAGGAGGGTCTGTGGCGCGAACTCCTGGATAGTGGAAACATTGAGATCTGTGTCTCTGACTG GCGAAACGACCGACAAGGAATTGACTGTATATATCAGCTAACTGTCCATCTTCTAGATGCCAGCCAGGCCATCCTGGACCATTTCTCTCCACTGCCTTTTCCCATCCGGCGTAGTAGAAACAGTGTCTCTTCTCGG GCCAGCCACGTGTTCTCCAACATCAAGAAGGGTGTTCGCTTTGTGTCTTTTGAACGCCACATCTGGGACTTGGAGTTCAGAAATGAGCACTATGGAGTCTCTCTGATGAACTCCAGTGTCATCGTGCGGGTCTGTCAACCCTAA